In Streptomyces sp. SN-593, a single genomic region encodes these proteins:
- a CDS encoding cytochrome P450 yields MRPSGVRRWYALAAAGAAVLSSPYWLPKSLVGLRVKVFEKVNGPEGVVVPNDQVGPERFAELYAHPAASGRSKGAGLSDLFWYWLSPGPEVHQEHLEPGPRYDAVARTTSTILAGTSAELSAAAARCAARVLEEKVPGGPGRRAALVRLRDLMMPVWAEFFHEMVFHEPCPPDARRLIVDNAEDVVNSLKNTRLRHMRRRARLTRYLLRRLAAGEVPHDLPAELATPRDRAHYLQGTFFNTAVVQMSEAMAHLLLVLAQHQDVQQRLADHPGDDRDLGNVMNETLRLFPLFGIAHRITDADIDLGDGVGYPAGTVLCFDYPAYHATGYTDPEVFDPGRWDRLSAKDAHHIPFGIAANRPCPAWRLSPLVMRAVTREVLGRYTLHSSVSHTRSIPHRAPCLLVPRDRPLSRPRRSAALAALRVRDRWEDVGRSTLQFVLGTWMVVDARRQRLTRAWFAGHDTQGRPLPDAPSPAAPPPRTAQTPPVPTAPPPAGPPPAGPPPACPYHHGG; encoded by the coding sequence ATGAGGCCGAGCGGCGTACGGCGGTGGTACGCGCTCGCCGCGGCGGGCGCGGCCGTCCTGTCCAGCCCGTACTGGCTGCCGAAGTCCCTGGTCGGCCTGCGCGTGAAGGTGTTCGAGAAGGTCAACGGACCCGAGGGCGTCGTCGTCCCGAACGACCAGGTCGGGCCGGAGCGGTTCGCCGAGCTGTACGCCCACCCCGCCGCGAGCGGGCGCAGCAAGGGCGCCGGGCTGTCCGACCTGTTCTGGTACTGGCTGTCCCCCGGGCCCGAGGTGCACCAGGAACACCTGGAACCCGGGCCGCGCTACGACGCGGTGGCGCGGACCACCAGCACCATCCTCGCCGGGACCAGCGCCGAGCTGTCCGCCGCGGCGGCCCGGTGCGCGGCGCGCGTGCTGGAGGAGAAGGTCCCGGGAGGGCCCGGGCGCCGCGCCGCGCTGGTACGGCTGCGCGACCTGATGATGCCGGTGTGGGCCGAGTTCTTCCACGAGATGGTCTTCCACGAGCCGTGCCCGCCCGACGCGCGCCGGCTGATCGTGGACAACGCCGAGGACGTGGTCAACTCCCTGAAGAACACCCGGCTCCGACACATGCGCCGCCGCGCGCGGCTGACCCGCTACCTGCTGCGCCGGCTGGCGGCGGGCGAGGTCCCGCACGACCTGCCGGCCGAACTGGCCACGCCGCGCGACCGGGCGCACTACCTCCAGGGCACCTTCTTCAACACCGCCGTCGTGCAGATGTCGGAGGCGATGGCACACCTGCTGCTGGTGCTCGCCCAGCACCAGGACGTGCAGCAGCGGCTCGCCGACCACCCCGGTGACGACCGCGACCTGGGCAACGTCATGAACGAGACGCTGCGCCTGTTCCCGCTGTTCGGCATCGCGCACCGGATCACCGACGCCGACATCGACCTCGGCGACGGCGTCGGCTACCCGGCCGGCACCGTCCTGTGCTTCGACTACCCCGCCTACCACGCCACCGGCTACACCGACCCCGAGGTCTTCGACCCGGGCCGCTGGGACCGGCTGTCGGCCAAGGACGCGCACCACATCCCGTTCGGGATCGCGGCGAACCGGCCGTGCCCGGCCTGGCGTCTGTCGCCGCTGGTGATGCGCGCCGTCACCCGTGAGGTGCTCGGCCGCTACACCCTGCACTCCTCGGTCTCCCACACCCGCTCGATCCCGCACCGGGCGCCCTGCCTGCTGGTGCCCCGCGACCGTCCGCTGTCCCGCCCGCGCAGGAGCGCCGCGCTGGCGGCGCTGCGGGTGCGCGACCGCTGGGAGGACGTGGGGCGCAGCACGCTGCAGTTCGTGCTCGGCACGTGGATGGTGGTCGACGCCCGGCGGCAGCGGCTGACGCGGGCCTGGTTCGCCGGCCACGACACGCAGGGCCGCCCGCTGCCGGACGCGCCGTCGCCGGCTGCTCCCCCGCCCCGCACCGCGCAGACGCCGCCGGTCCCCACCGCACCCCCGCCCGCCGGTCCCCCGCCGGCGGGACCGCCGCCGGCCTGTCCGTACCACCACGGCGGCTGA
- a CDS encoding alpha-hydroxy acid oxidase has product MTAGLPPDAIGGLHEKALAQLDPAHRDFFEGGAGRETALAENVRAFGRLALLPRVLRGAGPPDTTVELPGARAATPVLVAPTAFHRLAHPDGERATARAAAAAGTVLITAMAATTAVRDVVAAAREVRADASVWFQLYLQPRADVTDALVRRAEEAGCTALVVTADSPVFGRRARDDRNGFHDLPPGYAAENMRDLPGAAPGTTLDIAMSPALSWDDLRRLRERTALPVLVKGVLHPDDARIAIGEGVAGLIVSNHGGRQLDAAPATVEALPRIAEAVAGRVPVLLDGGVRSGADVVAALALGATAVGVGRPVLWGLAAEGEAGVARVLAELAEQTAHVLTLCGARDCADLDRGQVVVRGRWGVADR; this is encoded by the coding sequence GTGACCGCCGGCCTGCCGCCGGACGCCATCGGCGGGCTGCACGAGAAGGCGCTGGCCCAACTCGACCCCGCACACCGGGACTTCTTCGAGGGCGGGGCCGGGCGGGAGACCGCGCTGGCCGAGAACGTCCGCGCCTTCGGCCGCCTCGCCCTGCTGCCCCGGGTGCTGCGCGGCGCCGGACCGCCCGACACCACGGTGGAACTGCCCGGCGCCCGCGCGGCCACGCCGGTGCTGGTCGCGCCGACCGCCTTCCACCGCCTCGCCCACCCCGACGGGGAGCGGGCCACCGCGCGGGCCGCGGCGGCGGCCGGCACCGTACTGATCACCGCGATGGCCGCGACCACCGCGGTCCGCGACGTGGTGGCGGCCGCCCGGGAGGTGCGGGCGGACGCGTCCGTGTGGTTCCAGCTCTACCTGCAACCGCGGGCGGACGTCACCGACGCGCTGGTGCGGCGGGCCGAGGAGGCCGGCTGCACCGCGCTGGTGGTCACCGCCGACTCCCCCGTCTTCGGCCGCCGCGCCCGCGACGACCGCAACGGCTTCCACGACCTGCCGCCGGGCTACGCCGCGGAGAACATGCGCGACCTGCCCGGGGCGGCGCCGGGCACCACGCTCGACATCGCGATGAGCCCCGCGCTGTCCTGGGACGACCTGCGCCGCCTGCGCGAACGCACCGCACTGCCGGTGCTGGTCAAGGGAGTCCTGCACCCCGACGACGCCCGCATCGCGATCGGCGAGGGCGTGGCGGGGCTGATCGTCTCCAACCACGGCGGGCGGCAGCTCGACGCCGCGCCCGCCACCGTCGAGGCGCTGCCGCGGATCGCCGAGGCCGTCGCGGGCCGCGTCCCGGTGCTGCTCGACGGCGGCGTACGGTCCGGGGCCGACGTGGTGGCCGCGCTGGCCCTCGGCGCCACCGCGGTCGGCGTCGGGCGCCCGGTGCTGTGGGGCCTGGCCGCCGAGGGCGAGGCGGGCGTGGCCCGGGTGCTGGCCGAACTGGCCGAGCAGACCGCCCACGTGCTGACCCTGTGCGGGGCGCGCGACTGCGCCGACCTCGACCGCGGGCAGGTCGTCGTCCGCGGCCGATGGGGGGTGGCGGACCGATGA
- a CDS encoding cation:proton antiporter, with translation MSTTELGTAFLLAVVVILVLCRLVALLLRPLGQPPVVAEMIAGVLLGPSVLGLVLPSVEHHLFPSDLRPMLYVTGQLGLVLFMFQSGYEFRLERIRPVARSAALISTAGSAAPLLLGGALTWAVHGSVDTSPPGVPLHVTVLFVGVTLAITAFPMLARIITENGLSGTSFGTISLAAGAMDDVAAWIMLAGVVSLARGSAHTVVLAAAGAAGLVVVLAALIRLRTPLVNASERLGDEQLLLATVLLLCLAAWYTDRIGLYAVFGAFSLGAAFPRSPRIERTVEATAPLSRVLLLPLFFTYSGLNTDTGLLSDPKLLLFAVGCTAAAVIGKFGACWAAARLGGQPPAVAIRIGTLMNARGLMQLIAINVGLSEGIVSPSMFTVLVVVAVVTTVMATPLLRLWDRRDGGAANEPEWVEGTGGAEDGARPVGAVAGDGRAS, from the coding sequence GTGTCCACCACAGAACTGGGTACCGCGTTCCTGCTGGCCGTCGTCGTCATCCTGGTGCTGTGCCGGCTGGTCGCGCTGCTGCTGCGGCCGCTCGGCCAGCCGCCGGTTGTCGCCGAGATGATCGCGGGCGTCCTGCTCGGCCCGTCGGTGCTCGGGCTGGTGCTGCCGTCCGTGGAGCACCACCTCTTCCCGAGCGACCTGCGCCCGATGCTCTACGTCACCGGCCAACTCGGCCTGGTGCTCTTCATGTTCCAGTCCGGCTACGAGTTCCGCCTGGAGCGGATCAGGCCGGTGGCCAGGTCGGCGGCGCTGATCTCGACGGCGGGCAGCGCGGCGCCGCTGCTGCTGGGCGGCGCACTGACCTGGGCGGTGCACGGCTCGGTCGACACCTCGCCGCCCGGGGTGCCGCTGCACGTGACCGTGCTGTTCGTCGGCGTCACCCTGGCGATCACCGCGTTCCCGATGCTGGCCCGGATCATCACCGAGAACGGGCTGTCGGGCACGTCGTTCGGCACCATCTCGCTGGCGGCCGGCGCGATGGACGACGTGGCCGCGTGGATCATGCTCGCCGGCGTGGTCAGCCTCGCGCGCGGCAGCGCCCACACGGTGGTGCTCGCCGCCGCGGGCGCGGCCGGGCTGGTCGTCGTGCTGGCCGCGCTGATCCGGCTGCGCACCCCGCTGGTGAACGCCTCCGAACGGCTCGGCGACGAGCAACTGCTGCTCGCCACCGTGCTGCTGCTGTGCCTGGCGGCCTGGTACACCGACCGGATCGGCCTGTACGCGGTGTTCGGCGCGTTCAGCCTGGGCGCCGCGTTCCCGCGGTCGCCGCGCATCGAGCGGACGGTCGAGGCGACCGCCCCGCTCAGCCGGGTCCTGCTGCTGCCGCTGTTCTTCACCTACTCCGGGCTCAACACCGACACCGGGCTGCTCAGCGACCCCAAGCTGCTGCTGTTCGCGGTGGGGTGCACCGCCGCGGCGGTGATCGGCAAGTTCGGGGCCTGCTGGGCGGCGGCGCGGCTGGGCGGGCAGCCGCCGGCGGTCGCGATCCGGATCGGGACCCTGATGAACGCGCGCGGCCTGATGCAGCTCATCGCGATCAACGTCGGCCTGTCCGAGGGCATCGTGTCGCCGTCGATGTTCACCGTGCTGGTGGTGGTCGCGGTGGTCACCACGGTGATGGCCACCCCGCTGCTGCGGCTGTGGGACCGGCGGGACGGCGGAGCGGCGAACGAGCCGGAGTGGGTGGAGGGGACCGGCGGCGCGGAGGACGGCGCCCGGCCGGTCGGCGCGGTGGCGGGAGACGGCCGCGCCTCCTGA